A single Amphiura filiformis chromosome 19, Afil_fr2py, whole genome shotgun sequence DNA region contains:
- the LOC140140448 gene encoding uncharacterized protein yields the protein MILLGDFNVHVNTPDDYDAKHFITSFESAGFCQHVSGPTHKYGNTLDLIFSHPEDGLFRDTFTGTRLSDHHVIFCTLNLDKPTDVKEVRNCRNFRNMDQTSLNNDLVCKFKMLVSESNNSDLVTSKYNEIITDALDTHAPNTRKVCRARVRQPWYTQDIHKARRERRRLERRWRKSKSEAHHELYIAQNNVVNSMIETAQITYCKSEFENADSKSVFKLVKGLLNSSKKVLPDHGSAKELSDEFANIFSEKVANIHRELKIEQSRIKNVVDVLYDNTVSCNLAHYDPVNEDDVVDLINKSANKSSILDPIPTWYIKQNMSVFVPVIHRIINVSLTTGVFPDALKQAIINPLIKKQSLDPNVMKNNRPVANIQFISKLIEKYVFRCINAHIDKYNLGEEYQSAYRSLHSTETALLHVKTNIMQYLYNQPAVYLVLLDLSAAFDMVEHSVLVHRMANEIGLSGTALDWYKSYFTNRTTKICINGTFSDPHQMYYGLPHGSIVGPASFRIYIIPVGRIIRKHQIHYHMYADDIQLFLNFNPSDPISIQCALSRLSNCISEIKLWMTNNMLMLNDNKTEFFIAASIGASYHQIFIFKLITMLSFPLTLFVIWVSSLMVSFPCQPTLQPCVVMSLTIFVT from the coding sequence ATGATCTTGCTCGGCGATTTCAACGTCCATGTTAACACTCCTGATGATTATGATGCCAAGCACTTCATAACATCCTTTGAAAGTGCTGGTTTTTGCCAACATGTGTCTGGTCCCACCCACAAGTATGGtaatacattggatttgatttTTTCGCATCCTGAAGATGGCTTGTTTAGGGATACGTTTACTGGCACTCGCCTATCAGACCATCATGTTATTTTTTGTACACTTAACCTGGACAAGCCAACTGATGTGAAAGAAGTCAGGAACTGTCGTAATTTTCGGAACATGGACCAGACATCGCTGAACAATGATCTTGTATGCAAATTTAAAATGCTTGTTTCTGAATCTAATAATAGTGACCTAGTCACTAGCAAATACAATGAGATCATTACAGATGCTCTTGATACACATGCTCCCAATACTAGGAAAGTTTGTAGAGCCAGAGTCAGACAACCGTGGTATACCCAAGACATTCACAAAGCTCGTCGTGAAAGACGAAGGCTTGAAAGAAGATGGAGAAAAAGCAAGTCTGAGGCTCACCACGAGTTGTATATTGCTCAAAACAATGTTGTTAACTCAATGATTGAAACTGCTCAaataacctactgcaaatctGAGTTTGAAAACGCAGATAGCAAATCTGTTTTTAAGCTTGTAAAAGGTCTCTTAAATAGCAGTAAAAAGGTTCTGCCAGACCATGGCTCCGCAAAGGAGCTCTCTGACGAGTTTGCCAATATTTTCTCTGAAAAAGTTGCTAATATCCATAGAGAATTGAAGATTGAACAGAGTAGAATTAAGAATGTTGTTGATGTATTATATGATAACACTGTTTCTtgtaatcttgcacattatgatcCTGTTAATGAAGATGATGTTGTTGATCTTATCAATAAGTCTGCTAACAAAAGTAGTATTTTGGATCCAATACCCACTTGGTATATCAAGCAAAATATGTCTGTTTTTGTACCTGTAATCCACCGTATTATTAATGTTTCTCTTACCACAGGGGTATTTCCAGACGCACTCAAGCAAGCTATTATTAACCCATTGATAAAGAAGCAATCCCTGGATccaaatgttatgaaaaacaaTCGTCCTGTCGCAAATATTCAGTTCATTTCAAAACTGATCGAGAAATATGTTTTCAGATGCATCAATGCTCATATTGATAAGTACAATCTTGGTGAAGAATACCAGTCGGCCTATCGCTCTCTGCATAGTACAGAGACAGCGCTTCTCCACGTCAAGACTAACATCATGCAGTACCTTTACAACCAGCCAGCTGTGTATTTGGTTTTACTAGATCTGTCAGCTGCATTTGACATGGTAGAGCATAGTGTTTTGGTTCATCGTATGGCTAATGAAATCGGCCTAAGCGGAACTGCACTAGACTGGTACAAGTCATATTTTACCAACAGAACCACCAAAATTTGTATCAATGGTACTTTTTCTGATCCTCATCAGATGTACTATGGCCTTCCACATGGTTCCATCGTTGGTCCAGCATCTTTCAGAATTTACATCATCCCGGTTGGTCGTATTATCAGGAAGCATCAAATCCATTACCATATGTATGCCGACGACATTCAgctctttttaaatttcaatccTTCTGATCCGATTTCCATTCAATGTGCTCTGTCAAGACTCTCAAACTGCATTAGCGAGATAAAACTGTGGATGACTAACAACATGTTGATGCTGAACGATAACAAAACGGAGTTTTTTATCGCTGCTTCAATAGGTGCAAGTTACCATCAAATATTCATCTTCAAATTGATAACAATGTTATCATTCCCTCTGACACTGttcgtaatctgggtgtcctcttTGATGGTCAGCTTTCCATGTCAACCCACATTACAACCTTGTGTAGTAATGTCACTTACCATCTTCGTAACATAA